From a region of the Cyprinus carpio isolate SPL01 chromosome B21, ASM1834038v1, whole genome shotgun sequence genome:
- the gtf3c4 gene encoding general transcription factor 3C polypeptide 4, producing the protein MAALSSNSTSEKSRTTSGPDNDFWAGQGPVVLRDPAIKLLSPVSGLEPLSWAEDHRLAASSANSVSVMELVCDIHSLSQNLVLHRSHIPVPDSAFELKVGPENEVQTVKESFAKSKDPVVSQMILMDRVIHPQSGRLHGVKYTSWSPLGCDKYGRCLLAFLTLDNRLTIHSSHLRLQWTPLLDLTELYGEMLKSRMYSAQNDGSPPNSIKDLDELQRRYRMQTPVCMEWSGLCSMQQVQTNNACKDVNTVLLAVLMENGDVVVWQFSLPPQGKDSVVSCNTIKSGVSLPSMLTWWEYEHSGRKMSGLIVGSSVGPVKILPVNLKAVKGYFTLRQPVVLWQDKDQIPVHNIKCITLFHPHQKCNCSLVVAARGPYVFWCLLLISKAGLNVHNSHVTGLHSTPIISMTVCHNGGTIFTCSLDGKVKKLTPVFTDVAVEFKQEEIALPEGVAGRRIHGISVSPNGAYLALISNEGMINGLHPVNRTYQVQFITLKTTDETAAELLESQMHNLFRKTDLLDLLRWRILKDKSIPPVLQNNLDEKLQTSGFTYLWRLKLFLLRTLYKSMQKSPSEHLWQPTHREGKAVDEEAGGGDDEIAEISTLEELRQGDAERQSSEEQMREISSRIEEVESQLIRENMKKVLGEVYLNTCVTQNTCIPTKGVCDFLTNDPANEDRAAKVLIGHIMNKMNKQTFPEYCSLCKEVLPFTDCKRAECKNGHRWLRCALSYQACQGVTYRRCLLQDSIASVAEPEDSDWIKKILQGPCIFCDSPLY; encoded by the exons atgGCGGCTTTAAGCTCAAATAGTACCTCGGAGAAATCAAGGACCACGTCGGGACCAGACAATGATTTTTGGGCGGGACAGGGTCCAGTGGTTCTGCGGGATCCAGCGATTAAATTGCTGAGTCCTGTTAGCGGTCTTGAGCCGCTGTCGTGGGCAGAGGATCACAGACTGGCGGCCTCCAGCGCTAACAGCGTGTCTGTCATGGAGTTGGTGTGTGACATACACAGTCTCAGTCAAAATCTGGTGCTGCATCGCAGTCACATCCCGGTACCGGACAGCGCTTTTGAGCTCAAG GTGGGCCCTGAAAATGAAGTGCAGACTGTTAAAGAAAGCTTTGCAAAGAGTAAAGATCCTGTAGTAAGCCAAATGATATTGATGGACAGAGTCATCCATCCTCAAAGTGGACGTCTCCATGGTGTGAAGTACACCAGCTGGTCACCATTAGGCTGCGACAAATATGGCCGCTGTCTTCTTGCTTTCTTAACACTGGACAATCGTCTCACGATCCACAGCAGTCATTTGCGATTGCAGTGGACGCCACTCCTGGACCTTACAGAACTATATGGAGAAATGTTAAAATCCAGGATGTATTCTGCTCAGAACGACGGCTCACCGCCGAACTCTATTAAAGACTTGGATGAACTGCAGCGGCGGTATCGTATGCAGACGCCAGTGTGCATGGAGTGGTCTGGTCTGTGCAGTATGCAGCAAGTTCAGACCAATAATGCATGTAAAGACGTTAACACTGTACTTCTGGCTGTACTTATGGAGAATGGAGACGTAGTGGTGTGGCAGTTCAGCTTGCCCCCACAAGGAAAGGATTCAGTGGTGTCTTGCAACACCATAAAATCTGGTGTGTCGTTGCCAAGTATGCTCACCTGGTGGGAATATGAGCACAGTGGACGGAAAATGAGCGGACTGATTGTGGGCAGCTCAGTTGGACCTGTAAAGATCCTTCCAGTCAACCTCAAGGCAGTGAAGGGTTACTTCACCCTCAGGCAGCCGGTGGTTTTGTGGCAGGATAAGGACCAGATACCTGTCCACAACATCAAATGCATAACGCTCTTCCATCCGCATCAGAAATGCAACTGCAGCTTAGTGGTTGCTGCACGTGGTCCTTATGTGTTCTGGTGCTTGTTGCTGATCTCCAAAGCTGGTCTCAATGTCCACAACTCCCACGTCACAGGCCTTCATTCCACCCCTATCATATCAATGACAGTCTGTCATAACGGCGGGACTATTTTCACCTGCTCACTAGATGGTAAGGTGAAGAAGCTCACGCCGGTTTTCACAGATGTTGCTGTTGAGTTTAAACAGGAGGAGATTGCTCTGCCAGAGGGAGTTGCGGGTCGACGGATACATGGCATATCTGTCAGTCCAAATGGTGCCTACTTGGCTCTTATCTCCAATGAGGGCATGATCAATGGGCTCCATCCAGTCAATCGCACATACCAGGTGCAATTTATCACCCTTAAGACTACAGATGAAACGGCTGCTGAGCTGCTTGAGTCTCAAATGCACAATCTCTTCAGAAAGACCGACTTGCTGGACTTGCTGCGTTGGCGGATACTGAAGGACAAAAGCATCCCTCCGGTTCTGCAGAACAATCTAGACGAGAAGCTCCAAACCTCAGGATTCACCTACTTATGGCGCCTCAAGCTTTTCCTCCTCCGGACGCTCTACAAGTCCATGCAGAAAAGCCCTTCAGAGCACCTTTGGCAGCCGACTCATAGGGAAGGTAAAGCTGTGGATGAGGAGGCGGGTGGAGGTGATGATGAGATTGCGGAGATCTCCACTCTAGAAGAGCTCAGGCAAGGCGATGCAGAAAGGCAGTCCAGTGAGGAACAAATGAGGGAGATCAGCAGTAGGATTGAAGAGGTGGAGTCCCAACTGATCCGCGAGAACATGAAGAAGGTGTTGGGAGAGGTGTACCTAAACACCTGTGTCACTCAGAACACATGTATTCCTACCAAAGGTGTTTGTGACTTCCTCACAAATGACCCTGCTAATGAAGACAGGGCAGCAAAG GTGCTGATAGGTCATATCATGAATAAGATGAACAAACAGACCTTTCCAGAGTATTGTAGCCTCTGTAAAGAAGTTCTGCCTTTCACAGACTGCAAACGAGCAGAGTGCAAGAATGGGCACAGATGGCTCAG